A stretch of Arachis hypogaea cultivar Tifrunner chromosome 15, arahy.Tifrunner.gnm2.J5K5, whole genome shotgun sequence DNA encodes these proteins:
- the LOC112751056 gene encoding uncharacterized protein: MHHHAKTDSEVTSVATSSPARSPPRRPLYYVQSPSRDSHDGEKTATSASFHSTPLLSPAASPPRASTTRSNSNSNLNGKSTIKDHRHHHRSHNNKAWNSHIDAIDEEDLLYGDDRHDKTLPRRCYVLAFVLGFLVLFSFFSLILWGASRPMKPKISVKSIKFDHLRVQAGSDATGVATDMITMNSTLKFTYRNTGTFFGIHASATPLDLSYSDIVIASGNMKEFYQSRKSQRLVSVSVMGNKIPLYGSGNSLSSTTGVPTVPVPLKLSFVVRSRAYVLGKLVKPKYYKRVNCSITLDPKKLNALISLKKSCTYDD, translated from the exons atgcatcATCATGCAAAGACAGACTCAGAGGTAACAAGCGTTGCAACTTCATCGCCGGCGAGATCACCGCCGCGCCGCCCTCTCTACTACGTCCAGAGCCCTTCAAGGGACTCCCACGACGGCGAGAAGACTGCCACGTCAGCTTCCTTCCACTCCACGCCTCTCCTGAGCCCCGCCGCGTCACCTCCACGCGCCTCCACCACTCGCAGCAACAGCAACAGCAACCTCAACGGCAAGAGCACCATCAAGgaccaccgccaccaccaccgGAGCCACAACAACAAGGCCTGGAACAGCCACATCGATGCCATTGACGAAGAAGACCTTCTCTACGGCGACGATCGACACGATAAAACTCTCCCTCGCCGCTGCTATGTTCTAGCTTTTGTTCTTGGCTTCCTTGTTCTCTTCAGCTTCTTCTCTCTCATACTTTGGGGTGCCAGCAGACCCATGAAGCCCAAGATTTCCGTCAag AGCATAAAGTTCGACCATCTTAGAGTCCAAGCTGGTTCAGATGCTACTGGTGTGGCCACTGACATGATCACTATGAATTCTACTCTCAAGTTCACATATCGCAACACTGGCACCTTCTTTGGGATCCATGCATCTGCAACACCTTTGGATCTCTCCTATTCAGATATTGTTATTGCTTCCGGCAAT ATGAAGGAGTTTTATCAATCTAGGAAGAGTCAAAGGTTGGTGAGTGTTTCAGTTATGGGCAACAAGATCCCTCTCTATGGAAGTGGTAATAGCTTGAGTAGCACAACGGGTGTTCCAACTGTGCCAGTGCCGTTGAAACTTAGCTTTGTGGTGAGATCTAGAGCCTATGTTCTTGGGAAATTGGTGAAGCCAAAGTACTACAAGAGGGTTAATTGTTCCATCACTTTGG